The following coding sequences lie in one Cryptococcus gattii WM276 chromosome L, complete sequence genomic window:
- a CDS encoding Endodeoxyribonuclease, putative (Similar to TIGR gene model, INSD accession AAW45014.1), producing the protein MPHTMPSLPQTLSFPSYHGSPAHHMDDKDADILLIEEEDPDHRTDRSCSTEDSDRDSIQVDDGPSDEDHLIWALADDLDTDASIQNSEDNNEEVQEALFEQLVRRTEAMRNPAAHTASFYAQSEVSDDDENSFEIDEPYSESLIEDGIQVSDEGREKALDFLESIVSSFLEQISASVKTIVSHETSKAHRKGLKGLKTRRDYAAETDEEQEIDRSLDAGKIGVTISLKNRKSGSYQAVILPDSPLQCPGRQNSIMRMACIMRVASTLYEAILDRNVITLRDVYYRNKQLFERQPVVDKIVDDLVATAELKRRDFYVCASAKGLIASSSLVIHYRTGDEIVLSATRANLVDPAEKIDVIEAPNGLDWVLIVEKDAIFQSLCGAGLLQYERIGHGVLITGKGFPDLATRQILRLIVDTFPCVKIYALVDADPHGLKILSTYMYGSKANAYSSDYEDLPLRDRVQWLGLRASDWSDLGINYDDLIPLEQSDIQLAMSMLRDHQTLPDEWKRELSHMLHLRRKAEIEIITASSGSNDYVNSNGSGDGKGDGQPLSGAERLINYIVKNMAFL; encoded by the exons ATGCCTCATACAATGCCTTCCCTACCTCAAA ctctttcttttccttcctaCCATGGCTCACCTGCTCATCATATGGATGACAAAGACGCAGATATTTTACTcatagaagaagaagatccAGACCATAGAACAGATCGAAGTTGTTCCACCGAAGACAGTGATCGAGATAGCATTCAGGTTGATGACGGTCCTAGTGATGAGGATCACCTCATCTGGGCTTTAGCAGACGACCTTGATACCGATGCTTCGATCCAGAACAGCGAAGACAACAATGAAGAAGTGCAGGAAGCCTTGTTCGAGCAATTGGTACGTCGAACAGAGGCAATGCGTAATCCGGCAGCACACACAGCATCATTCTACGCGCAATCTGAAGTCAGCGACGACGACGAGAATAGTTTTGAGATCGACGAGCCTTATTCCGAGAGTCTGATAGAGGACGGAATCCAAGTTTCTGATGAGGGAAG GGAAAAGGCTCTAGATTTTCTCGAATCCATAGTGTCGTCTTTTCTGGAACAAATTTCAGCCTCAGTGAAAACAATTGTCTCACACGAAACCTCAAAAGCTCATAGAAAAGGGTTAAAAGGGCTTAAAACGCGAAGAGATTATGCTGCTGAAACCGATGAAGAGCAAGAGATAGACCGGAGCCTGGATGCTGGAAAAATCGGAGTGACGATATCCCTAAAGAATAGAAAATCTGG CTCCTATCAAGCGGTAATTTTGCCTGACAGCCCTTTGCAATGCCCTGGCCGACAGAACTCTATAATGAGAATGG CCTGCATTATGCGTGTTGCTTCAACTTTGTATGAGGCAATATTGGATAGAAATGTCATCACGCTGAG AGATGTGTATTATCGCAATAAGCAACTGTTTGAGCGCCAGCCGGTCGTAGACAAG ATAGTTGACGATCTGGTGGCCACGGCGGAgctgaagaggagggaCTTCTATGTC TGCGCGTCCGCAAAAGGTCTTATCGCCTCATCTTCACTCGTCATCCATTATCGTACAGGAGACGAAATAGTTCTTTCGGCAACCCGAGCCAACCTTGTTGATCCCGCAGAGAAGATTGACGTTATTGAGGCACCAAACGGGCTTGACTGGGTACTTATCGTCGAGAAAGAT GCAATTTTTCAGAGTCTTTGCGGTGCTGGTTTACTTCAATATGAAAGAATTGGCCATGGTGTCCTCATCACA GGCAAAGGCTTTCCGGACCTTGCTACACGCCAAATATTGCGCCTAATTGTTGACACATTTCCATG TGTAAAGATATACGCTTTGGTTGATGCCGACCCCCATGGACTCAAAATACTCTCAACTTATATGTATGGGTCCAAAGCAAACGCATACTCGAGTGATTACGAAGATCTACCCCTGAGGGATCGAGTGCAGTGGCTGGGACTGAGGGCGTCCGACTGGAGCGA TCTCGGCATCAATTACGATGATCTCATACCTCTAGAGCAATCGGATATCCAATTG GCAATGAGCATGCTCAGAGATCACCAGACACTGCCTGATGAGTGGAA ACGAGAACTGAGTCATATGCTGCATCTTCGTCGTAAAGCTGAAATTGAGATTATCACTGCTTCATCTGGGTCCAACGACTATGTTAACAGTAACGGCAGCGGGGATGGAAAAGGAGACGGGCAGCCCCTCTCGGGCGCTGAACGGTTGATCAATTACATCGTCAAGAACATGGCGTTTTTATGA
- a CDS encoding Hypothetical protein (Similar to TIGR gene model, INSD accession AAW45015.1; CNH01340), translating to MSVASLKSALKKPTKSFDAPRAGPSKLSVATTVAVKSKPKAKQTVSIAKKPQRLRGPDLESESEGNASGFEDESASEVEVDEDEEMNTDEEIEKAKEGKPKKSTKRKRAPTTAADFGATLTSLLADPLTKSNKKAKGADSNKKAAAAPILALSAHKLPTKASVSLEAKAKRQLRAEKEEKEDRARVENILESWSGDGVVGGQEFEKNLRKTAQKGVVKLFNAILVASKNAEAAQTTLSEKARIKPEAAKKKEKDNILGRGGKEDVLTKESFLEMVRKGSSK from the exons ATGTCTGTAGCCTCGCTCAAGTCGGCGCTTAAAAAGCCCACAAAATCTTTCGACGCTCCCCGCGCGGGACCATCAAAACTGTCTGTCGCAACGACTGTCGCAGTGAAGTCCAAGCCCAAGGCCAAACAAACTGTGTCCATCGCCAAAAAGCCTCAGCGTTTACGCGGCCCCGACCTTGAGAGTGAAAGTGAGGGGAATGCGAGTGGGTTCGAAGATGAGAGTGCGTCCGAGGTTGAAGTGgacgaagatgaggagatgaacaccgatgaggagattgagaaAGCCAAGGAGGGCAAGCCCAAGAAGTCAACAA AGCGAAAGAGGGCTCCCACAACTGCTGCCGATTTTGGTGCCACTCTTACATCCCTTTTGGCTGACCCGCTCACCAAATCTAACAAGAAAGCAAAGGGTGCCGATTCCAACAAAAAAGCTGCTGCTGCCCCCATTCTCGCACTGTCAGCACACAAGCTACCAACCAAGGCCTCTGTATCTTTAGAAGCCAAGGCAAAAAGGCAACTCAGGGCtgaaaaggaggagaaggaggacaGGGCAAGAGTGGAGAATATCTTGGAAAGTTGGAGTGGTGATGGCGTCGTTGGTGGCCAAGAATTTGAGAAAAATTTAAGGAAGACCGCTCAGAAAGGTG TGGTTAAGCTTTTCAACGCTATCCTCGTGGCTTCCAAAAACGCCGAAGCTGCTCAGACCACTCTATCCGAAAAGGCCAGAATCAAGCCCGAAGCggccaagaagaaggaaaaagatAATATTTTGGGCCGGGGTGGGAAGGAGGATGTGTTGACCAAGGAAAGCTTCTTGGAGATGGTCAGAAAGGGAAGCAGCAAGTGA
- a CDS encoding Hypothetical protein (Similar to SGTC gene model, INSD accession EAL17868.1; CNBL1300), with translation MHPPTRSHPRTPHTASSTKHKQKIPHNSSESDSDTSVQALEQPPKHVRGRKNAPIIIDDSDSERDAPRPAKRLRIEVTRPSISESIPRPSARPAPLLHRNASSHAQIDRAFGFPSAAGPSRIPSVGLTNQSGQPVAGPSRSYASTTSVSPASIRRTKSNEKVRKSPLKTSLNKLSAPRAPVLPETLQPAHVPWSSSGPIQHGTPAGSPALLGLPPVEYLDDEAFFTPPNQISTPSSSPSAKVVLPPLDPIHADAILQNALEILPDLEPEWASAEIAKHLASGHTNRLAEIIVDRALEVEGGYPKAIGKAKEKKKEEEPEDGYKLNTYRHAQRSGPQYYALATQYLEAEFPLMPTAYIRSTFVKTCGSLFSPAYYRLLADSQANPRPYVELQKPRKSKGIALMSGISLAGDGGEAEFERELAWLEERLVKENAEKEEAERKRKILDEAIASGYGIECGCCFGDEILENMFQCAEGHLFCKECTMRNAEMKLGEQQITITCMDLSGCRAPFPESELGRALSEKTLSLYHRLKQARELELAAIEGLESCPSCPYSAIIENPDEKLFRCMNETCGQVTCRKCRRKEHIPKTCEEMDKERTLNRRHAVEDAMSAALIRNCPKCTKPFVKDSGCNKIICTTCRTMSCYVCRKIITGYEHFDRQTSNCTAARDKGKCRLWDSEANPDEKAIRAARDAAAAEAMAAAAAEGAQVNAEELDIDMPEALPTNLPGANHLAAPLPNHLVIQPILPLYDRLRQLGQERVDRVDQMPAAQQHANVALNIHNGYIRQHEENIARMVNADLARARPDALVVPAAGAAVDPAASLIARSAAQSARRVGGGR, from the exons ATGCACCCGCCCACCCGCTCACATCCTCGGACCCCGCATACAGCCAGCTCCACTAAACACAAGCAGAAAATACCCCACAACAGCAGCGAGTCGGATTCGGACACTTCAGTCCAAGCACTCGAACAACCACCAAAGCATGTACGCGGAAGAAAGAATGCTCCTATTATCATTGATGACTCAGACAGTGAACGAGATGCCCCTCGACCAGCGAAAAGATTGAGAATTGAAGTTACTCGTCCATCCATATCTGAATCAATCCCTCGACCGTCTGCAAGACCAGCGCCGCTGTTACATCGCAATGCCTCCTCGCACGCTCAGATCGATAGAGCATTCGGATTTCCTTCAGCTGCCGGTCCATCTAGAATCCCTTCAGTTGGATTAACTAACCAATCTGGGCAACCTGTCGCTGGTCCCTCTCGGTCATATGCATCAACAACAAGTGTGAGCCCTGCTTCGATTCGCAGAACAAAGAGCAATGAGAAGGTTCGCAAAAGTCCTCTAAAAACTTCCCTCAATAAACTATCTGCTCCCCGTGCTCCGGTATTACCTGAGACTTTACAGCCCGCGCACGTCCCTTGGTCTTCGTCAGGCCCAATCCAGCATGGTACACCAGCCGGTTCCCCTGCCCTTCTTGGGCTACCTCCAGTAGAGTATCTAGACGACGAGGCATTTTTTACTCCTCCAAATCAAATCTCCACtccctcttcatctccttctgCTAAGGTTGTGCTACCGCCATTAGATCCAATACACGCCGATGCCATCCTTCAAAATGCACTCGAAATTCTTCCAGACCTCGAGCCGGAATGGGCATCAGCGGAGATTGCCAAACATCTCGCTTCAGGGCATACCAACAGGCTTGCGGAGATCATCGTCGATCGTGCGCTAGAGGTAGAGGGAGGATATCCGAAAGCGATTGGCAAGGcaaaagagaagaaaaaggaagaagaaccGGAAGATGGGTACAAGTTGAATACGTATAGGCATGCTCAACGGAGTGGACCTCAGTATTATGCTTTGGCTACTCAATATCTTGAGGCCGAATTTCCTCTTATGCCCACCGCATA TATCCGTTCAACATTTGTCAAAACTTGCGGGAGCCTCTTCAGTCCAGCGTATTATCGCCTACTTGCAGATAGCCAAGCGAATCCTAGACCTTACGTTGAGCTTCAAAAGCCCCGAAAATCAAAAGGAATTGCCCTAATGTCGGGTATCAGTCTAGCAGGTGATGGAGGAGAGGCGGAATTTGAGAGAGAGCTGGCATGGTTGGAGGAAAGACTTG TCAAGGAAAATGcagaaaaggaggaagctGAAAGAAAGCGAAAGATTCTTGATGAAGCTATCGCCAGTGGGTATGGGATAGAGTGCGGATGTTGTTTCGGCGATGAGATATTG GAAAACATGTTCCAATGCGCAGAAGGTCATCTCTTTTGCAAAGAGTGCACCATGAGAAATGCAGAGATGAAACTTGGCGAGCAACAGATT ACTATCACCTGCATGGATCTTTCCGGATGTAGAGCTCCTTTTCCTGAATCTGAACTTGGCCGCGCTCTTTCTGAAAAGACCCTTAGCTTGTATCACCGCTTGAAACAAGCTAGAGAACTCGAACTTGCAGCAATTGAGGGTCTCGAAAGCTGTCCGAGCTGTCCTTACTCTGCTATCATTGAGAATCCGGATGAGAAGCTGTTTAGGTGTATGAACGAGACTTGCGGGCAAGTCACATGTAGAAAATGCAGGCGAAAGGAGCATATTCCCAAGACTTGTGAAG AAATGGACAAGGAGCGAACCCTCAACCGCCGGCATGCAGTAGAGGATGCCATGTCTGCCGCTCTTATTCGAAATTGCCCCAAGTGTACAAAGCCATTTGTCAAAGATTCAGG ATGTAACAAAATTATTTGCACGACTTGCAGGACCATGTCATGTTACGTCTGTCGTAAAATCATCACGGG CTATGAACATTTTGATAGGCAAACTTCCAATTGTACTGCAGCTCGGGATAAAGGAAAATGCCGTTTATGGGATTCTGAGGCCAACCCAGATGAGAAAGCT ATCAGAGCAGCGAGAGATGCGGCGGCAGCGGAAGCCATGGctgcagcagcagctgaAGGCGCTCAAGTCAATGCAGAAGAACTCGACATTGATATGCCTGAAGCTCTACCTACCAATTTGCCCG GAGCAAATCATTTAGCTGCACCCTTGCCTAATCATTTGGTTATTCAACCTATACTGCCTCTTTACGACAGATTGCGACAGTTGGGTCAGGAGCGGGTAGACAGAGTCGACCAAATGCCTGCCGCCCAACAACATGCTAATGTTGCTTTGAACATCCATAATGGATATATTAGACAACACGAGGAAAACATTGCTCGGATGGTCAACGCTGATCTGGCTCGTGCTCGTCCTGATGCAC TTGTAGTACCAGCAGCAGGGGCGGCGGTTGATCCCGCTGCAAGTCTTATCGCACGTTCGGCAGCGCAGTCGGCAAGAAGGGTTGGAGGTGGAAGATAA